The proteins below come from a single Gimesia alba genomic window:
- a CDS encoding tetratricopeptide repeat protein yields MARFSALQLLFLVSAASLICSGCQSVPVSTLSFLSNQPVETEDSELEQLVDQPAVNTRTSPYKRQANELVQQAVNHYSNGELSQAKILLASAREIDPGHIGTFEIEAQLSYDMGDRNQFLQSLRAIRAASPNDSQKQSAIGTLFFQAGQTQEGIACLKRAIELKPYDENYALKLAAFYEQTGRTDEAQQILLRALHTSPGSKRLPIALGRVCESNQQWAQASVYYAMVVNHFPKNHVWRKHRARCLYHAGNFSEAFEQFIICRQNDPESLSLSEMIAFGDAALRLGDLETAQHLFDEISETHQHQLLHVEILRGLCAINRGQNISAKSIINTARKKWPADPTLLEVAALVPAE; encoded by the coding sequence ATGGCTCGGTTTTCTGCGCTCCAGTTGTTGTTTCTGGTTAGTGCTGCTTCTCTGATCTGCAGTGGCTGTCAGTCGGTTCCGGTTTCGACTTTGTCATTTCTCTCAAATCAGCCAGTGGAAACAGAGGACTCTGAGCTGGAACAGCTTGTGGACCAGCCAGCTGTAAACACCAGGACTTCTCCCTATAAACGACAGGCGAATGAACTGGTACAACAGGCCGTGAATCATTATTCCAATGGAGAATTATCTCAGGCAAAAATTCTGTTGGCCTCGGCTCGAGAAATTGACCCCGGTCATATTGGGACCTTCGAGATCGAAGCACAACTTTCGTATGACATGGGAGATCGGAACCAATTTTTGCAGTCTCTGCGTGCGATTCGTGCCGCGAGCCCGAATGATTCACAAAAGCAGAGCGCCATTGGGACTCTATTTTTTCAAGCTGGTCAGACACAGGAAGGGATTGCCTGTCTGAAGCGCGCCATCGAATTAAAACCCTATGATGAAAACTATGCGCTAAAACTGGCTGCATTTTATGAACAAACCGGAAGGACTGATGAAGCACAGCAGATTCTGTTACGTGCGCTGCATACTTCACCCGGTAGTAAGCGGCTCCCAATTGCACTGGGGCGGGTTTGTGAATCCAATCAACAGTGGGCTCAGGCCAGCGTCTACTATGCGATGGTGGTCAATCATTTCCCCAAAAATCATGTCTGGCGAAAACATCGCGCCCGCTGCCTGTACCATGCAGGTAATTTTTCTGAGGCATTTGAACAATTCATCATCTGCCGGCAAAACGATCCAGAATCACTTTCTCTGTCTGAGATGATCGCATTCGGCGATGCCGCTCTGCGGTTGGGAGACCTGGAAACAGCGCAACATCTGTTTGATGAAATTTCAGAAACACATCAGCACCAGTTACTCCATGTAGAGATATTACGCGGGTTATGTGCAATAAACCGCGGCCAGAATATCAGTGCAAAGTCAATAATCAATACAGCCCGCAAAAAATGGCCCGCAGACCCGACATTGTTAGAGGTAGCAGCCTTGGTCCCTGCGGAATAG
- a CDS encoding sensor histidine kinase gives MKIYGKYWFLVVLLIIVSCADSLLVASNLAGTATAFAVSLFASLAGWIWLVKSIQKDQQQVTSCLRNPGLTRPGFQRKNFFGNIFSEAIQKIEESDTELASTKQVKTMLKARVNTLLKKETLLESVLGCLDTGILIFDAQHELEYSNTSASPFLIPESDRRENFLDSSLSLGKALMNNAVIPELSQLLAKTIERKAATQRRRIEFEFTVNGSKSYYRAIATNLRDEHEQVLGTVVVVDNIGEENNQKTKHAEFVSSVAHELKTPMSGIKAYVEMLIDGDCEEDEAQELYGFINQQIDRLTRLVNSMLNLARIESGVVEIKRHDCELNDILKSASDVVSPNATEKDIAFSTELSDLYLPVHVDKDMLGQAIINLLSNAVKYTPHGHEVRLRSRMEDASAVIEVRDTGLGIPEDSLPHIFDRFYRVPENNASAAGTGLGLALVHFIVTNVHNGSISVQSKVNEGTCFTVTIPLGHKEQKKKKQLASPANV, from the coding sequence ATGAAAATTTATGGCAAATATTGGTTTCTGGTGGTACTGCTCATCATTGTGAGCTGCGCAGACAGCCTGCTTGTAGCCAGCAATTTAGCCGGGACGGCAACCGCATTTGCAGTATCACTTTTTGCATCTCTGGCTGGCTGGATCTGGCTTGTGAAAAGTATCCAGAAGGATCAACAGCAGGTCACATCCTGTCTGAGAAATCCTGGATTAACGCGCCCGGGGTTCCAACGTAAAAACTTTTTTGGAAATATTTTTTCTGAAGCGATTCAGAAAATTGAGGAATCTGATACCGAGCTGGCATCCACAAAACAAGTTAAGACGATGCTCAAGGCGCGCGTCAATACCTTACTTAAAAAAGAAACCTTACTGGAATCGGTACTGGGGTGCCTCGATACTGGTATTCTGATATTCGACGCACAGCATGAACTGGAGTACTCAAATACTTCTGCAAGTCCGTTTCTGATTCCGGAATCAGATCGACGCGAGAACTTCCTCGATTCAAGTTTGTCACTGGGCAAAGCATTAATGAATAATGCTGTCATTCCTGAACTTTCCCAGTTACTGGCAAAGACCATCGAACGCAAAGCCGCAACGCAACGCAGACGAATCGAATTCGAGTTTACGGTCAATGGATCCAAATCATATTACCGGGCCATCGCAACCAATCTACGCGACGAGCACGAGCAGGTACTGGGTACTGTGGTCGTCGTGGATAACATTGGCGAAGAAAACAATCAAAAAACGAAACACGCTGAATTCGTATCATCTGTGGCACACGAGTTAAAAACACCAATGTCGGGAATCAAGGCTTATGTCGAGATGCTGATAGATGGTGACTGTGAGGAAGATGAGGCACAAGAGTTATACGGCTTTATCAATCAACAGATTGACCGCCTGACGCGGTTGGTTAACAGTATGCTCAACCTGGCCCGCATTGAAAGCGGCGTGGTTGAAATTAAGCGGCATGATTGCGAGTTGAACGATATCCTGAAATCGGCTTCCGATGTAGTCTCGCCGAATGCCACGGAAAAAGACATTGCATTTTCTACAGAATTAAGCGACCTGTATTTACCCGTACATGTCGATAAAGACATGCTGGGGCAGGCGATTATCAACCTGTTATCCAATGCAGTCAAATATACACCCCACGGTCACGAAGTCCGTTTACGGAGTCGTATGGAAGATGCTTCTGCCGTGATTGAAGTTCGTGATACGGGACTGGGTATTCCAGAGGATTCACTGCCTCATATTTTTGATCGATTCTATCGCGTTCCCGAAAACAATGCCTCGGCAGCGGGAACCGGACTGGGTCTGGCTCTGGTACACTTCATTGTGACCAATGTACACAATGGTTCGATCTCGGTTCAATCTAAGGTGAACGAGGGAACTTGTTTCACCGTTACGATTCCATTAGGCCACAAAGAACAGAAAAAGAAAAAACAGCTGGCATCGCCGGCAAATGTTTAA
- a CDS encoding response regulator — translation MAHLIYVCDDDSHIVRAISMKLRKAGFEVECFPDGFACWEKVQVRAPQMIITDLQMPRMNGLELCGKIREFPETKTIPLTLLTGKGFEFDHDEYMETLKITNVMVKPFSPKKLLTQVQESLNLTNDVIG, via the coding sequence ATGGCTCATCTGATTTACGTTTGTGATGATGATTCACACATTGTTCGCGCCATCAGCATGAAACTCAGAAAAGCGGGTTTCGAAGTGGAATGTTTTCCCGATGGTTTTGCCTGCTGGGAAAAAGTGCAAGTCCGTGCACCGCAGATGATCATTACCGACCTGCAAATGCCACGCATGAATGGATTGGAACTTTGTGGAAAAATTCGCGAATTTCCGGAAACCAAGACAATTCCACTTACGTTACTGACAGGGAAAGGTTTTGAATTCGACCACGATGAGTACATGGAGACATTGAAGATTACCAACGTTATGGTCAAACCATTCAGTCCCAAAAAACTGCTCACTCAAGTCCAGGAAAGTCTGAACCTCACCAACGATGTGATTGGTTAG
- a CDS encoding sensor domain-containing diguanylate cyclase: MRNYYTAIQFWSYSLLVVCLCPLAVFLGSYMGWPLGIAPLLLLAPITVLAAISSPRVCSWTITVLAVGACFSEIFFRSDISEVKTTYPLSIMSAAVLIGLTLLIDAYIGKLRGKLSQIYNQNDELVRQLYECQRETQPVSDKSPSGADKKEKMQVESKENPDAEFGVNYPLLLLTLQDIGRRISTNQSNESLIPTVISTAKASLQCEYCQVYLWDSKASALKNALPVRSRDKHEYRPVPNSGVAAWVIENRQIVMRNDAEKDYRLKRILEEDPHMPDAIAPLTVGSELIGLLIIDKVDIESPTIGRLIYILSNIYALGIKNSQLFKRIEEMASRDGLTGLLNHATFQDKLQELIKNAEAQSTTLSIIMSDIDHFKSFNDTYGHQAGDFVLKEVARIWKTVMPENAIVARYGGEEFIGVLADHEYSQAVQIAEDLRETLENCPILFEGQQLQVTASFGVTELRHPATTTNELVKVADEYLYKAKEAGRNQVAGIAPNSARKPSN; the protein is encoded by the coding sequence ATGCGAAACTATTATACTGCCATCCAGTTCTGGTCCTATTCGCTGCTGGTAGTCTGCCTGTGTCCGCTCGCCGTTTTTCTGGGTTCGTACATGGGCTGGCCGCTCGGTATTGCGCCATTATTACTGCTGGCTCCCATTACTGTTCTGGCGGCGATTTCCTCGCCCCGGGTCTGTTCATGGACCATTACAGTATTGGCCGTTGGCGCCTGTTTTTCGGAGATCTTTTTTCGATCGGATATCAGTGAAGTCAAAACCACTTATCCACTCAGCATCATGAGTGCCGCCGTGTTGATTGGGTTGACGTTATTGATCGATGCTTACATTGGAAAACTGCGCGGAAAACTCTCTCAGATTTATAATCAGAATGATGAACTGGTTCGCCAGTTGTATGAATGTCAGAGAGAGACACAACCTGTATCAGATAAATCCCCTTCCGGAGCAGATAAAAAAGAAAAAATGCAGGTCGAATCGAAAGAGAATCCGGATGCGGAATTCGGCGTCAATTATCCTTTATTGCTTCTGACATTGCAGGATATCGGGCGCCGTATCTCAACAAATCAGTCGAATGAATCCTTGATCCCGACAGTGATCAGTACCGCCAAAGCTTCTCTGCAATGCGAATACTGTCAGGTTTATTTGTGGGATAGTAAAGCGAGTGCATTGAAAAATGCGCTGCCAGTACGAAGTCGTGATAAACACGAATATCGACCCGTTCCCAATAGTGGTGTTGCTGCGTGGGTGATTGAAAATCGTCAGATCGTCATGAGAAACGATGCTGAAAAAGACTATCGGTTGAAACGCATTCTGGAAGAAGATCCACACATGCCGGATGCGATTGCACCCTTGACTGTGGGTTCCGAGCTCATCGGCCTGCTGATCATCGATAAAGTCGACATTGAATCTCCCACCATTGGACGTTTGATTTACATTCTTTCCAATATTTATGCACTGGGTATCAAGAACTCTCAGTTGTTTAAACGAATCGAAGAAATGGCCAGCCGCGATGGTTTAACAGGACTGCTCAACCATGCCACGTTCCAGGATAAGCTGCAAGAGTTGATTAAAAATGCAGAAGCACAATCCACGACGCTCAGCATCATCATGAGTGACATTGATCATTTCAAATCGTTCAATGACACATACGGGCATCAGGCGGGAGACTTCGTCTTGAAAGAAGTCGCTCGCATCTGGAAAACCGTCATGCCGGAAAATGCGATTGTCGCCCGATATGGCGGTGAGGAATTTATCGGAGTGTTGGCAGATCATGAGTATTCTCAGGCAGTACAAATCGCCGAAGATCTGCGCGAAACACTCGAAAACTGCCCCATTTTATTTGAAGGCCAGCAATTACAGGTCACGGCCAGTTTTGGTGTGACAGAACTCAGACACCCAGCCACCACAACCAACGAACTCGTGAAAGTGGCAGACGAATATTTATACAAGGCGAAAGAAGCGGGTCGAAATCAGGTCGCAGGCATTGCACCGAATTCAGCAAGAAAACCCAGTAACTAG
- a CDS encoding STAS domain-containing protein — protein MQITTEIFGNVLVAHTPDELTDDTSIEFVNALSAAINDQHYQVVLQMDRSELLDSAGLTALLDLQDLTREQGGNLKISGLEDPGKKILELTRLDQRIDLFDSVIEAVSSFH, from the coding sequence ATGCAGATCACAACAGAAATATTTGGAAATGTGCTGGTTGCACACACGCCAGACGAATTAACGGATGATACATCCATCGAATTCGTTAACGCTCTGTCTGCAGCCATAAATGATCAACATTACCAGGTCGTCCTGCAGATGGATCGTAGTGAGTTGTTAGATAGTGCTGGATTAACAGCACTGTTGGACTTACAGGATCTGACACGCGAACAAGGGGGAAACCTGAAAATCAGCGGGCTGGAAGATCCTGGAAAGAAAATTCTGGAATTGACGCGGCTTGATCAGCGAATTGATCTGTTCGATTCCGTGATCGAAGCCGTTTCCAGTTTTCATTAA
- a CDS encoding GspE/PulE family protein, producing MNTNSLLQPKMRLGDLLIYKEYITLEQLESALEEQSQGDGDQLLGELLVNNEYCTEEQVLECLALEFRIPYVQLDSRMFDSKIFDVLPREFVEKHTVLPLFKVRNVLTVAVAEPTNVFLVDQLRDLTKSEVQIVAASAREIRRMVQTYMPNTNVFVIDDIIDDANGTNVELIEESIDDIGFDVEFAGQSPIIKLVNYIVYNAVREGASDIHIEPTESQLRVRYRVDGVLQQALEPPVHLAPAVSSRIKIMASLDISERRLPQDGRIHVLMEGRPIDLRVSTLPMPTGEKVVIRILDNRSVNISLEQLGFSSEVLENFTEQLEKPNGIILVTGPTGSGKSTTLYAALNAVSSIEKNVCTVEDPIEYQLPIINQFQVNEKIGLSFASILRSLLRQDPDVIMVGEIRDQETGKIAIQAALTGHLVFSTLHTNDAISAITRLINMGVDDYLIGAAVNMALAQRLCRKLCPKCKTPYELPKAMQLAVERVGLDIDEFYKGKGCKRCRNTGFSGRIGVHEILTVDDQLREIITTDPTVAAVKEYAQNNGMIPLRYDALRKAKEGMTTIEEALKVSDEGWIPQKSAILH from the coding sequence ATGAATACGAATTCCCTGTTACAACCGAAAATGCGACTCGGTGATCTACTCATTTATAAAGAGTATATCACTCTGGAACAGTTAGAGTCCGCGCTGGAGGAGCAGTCACAGGGAGACGGGGATCAGCTACTCGGCGAATTGCTGGTCAATAATGAATATTGCACCGAAGAACAGGTTCTGGAATGTCTGGCTTTGGAATTTCGAATTCCTTATGTGCAGCTCGACAGCCGCATGTTCGACTCGAAAATCTTCGATGTACTGCCGCGGGAATTTGTGGAAAAACACACTGTCCTTCCGCTGTTTAAAGTCCGCAATGTACTCACCGTTGCCGTCGCTGAACCGACGAACGTATTTCTTGTCGATCAATTACGAGATCTGACAAAATCCGAAGTGCAAATTGTAGCCGCCAGTGCCCGCGAAATTCGGCGCATGGTGCAAACTTATATGCCCAACACCAATGTGTTCGTGATCGACGATATCATTGATGATGCAAACGGCACGAATGTAGAACTCATCGAAGAATCGATTGATGATATCGGTTTTGATGTGGAGTTTGCCGGCCAAAGTCCGATTATTAAGCTTGTCAACTATATCGTTTACAATGCGGTTCGCGAAGGTGCCAGTGATATCCATATTGAACCAACTGAGTCGCAGTTGCGCGTTCGCTACCGTGTTGACGGGGTTCTACAACAGGCATTGGAGCCGCCAGTGCATCTGGCGCCTGCTGTCTCTTCTCGTATTAAAATTATGGCCAGCCTCGACATCAGCGAACGCCGTCTGCCACAAGACGGCAGAATTCATGTTTTGATGGAGGGACGCCCCATCGACTTGCGTGTCAGCACACTGCCGATGCCCACAGGCGAAAAAGTGGTCATCCGTATTCTCGATAATCGCAGCGTGAATATCTCACTGGAACAATTGGGATTCAGTTCGGAAGTGCTGGAAAATTTCACAGAACAACTGGAAAAGCCGAATGGAATCATTCTGGTTACCGGCCCTACGGGGAGTGGTAAAAGTACAACACTCTACGCTGCGTTAAATGCGGTCAGTTCCATTGAGAAGAATGTCTGTACGGTCGAAGACCCGATTGAATATCAGTTGCCAATTATTAATCAGTTTCAGGTCAACGAAAAAATTGGTCTCTCGTTCGCATCGATTCTAAGAAGTCTCCTGCGACAAGACCCCGATGTGATCATGGTAGGTGAAATTCGAGACCAGGAAACAGGAAAAATTGCGATCCAGGCTGCTCTAACGGGGCACCTTGTTTTCAGCACACTGCATACCAACGATGCGATTTCAGCAATCACGCGCTTAATCAACATGGGCGTTGATGATTATCTGATCGGTGCCGCGGTCAATATGGCACTTGCTCAGCGACTCTGTCGAAAACTCTGTCCAAAGTGCAAAACACCTTACGAGCTTCCAAAAGCAATGCAGCTTGCCGTTGAACGGGTCGGACTGGACATCGACGAATTTTATAAAGGCAAGGGTTGCAAACGTTGCCGTAATACCGGATTTTCCGGGCGTATTGGCGTGCACGAAATTCTGACGGTCGACGACCAATTACGCGAAATCATTACGACGGATCCGACTGTTGCTGCCGTAAAAGAGTATGCACAGAATAACGGAATGATTCCTCTACGCTACGATGCTCTACGCAAAGCTAAGGAAGGTATGACTACGATTGAAGAAGCACTCAAAGTCAGTGACGAGGGTTGGATTCCTCAAAAATCAGCGATCCTACACTAA